The Perca fluviatilis chromosome 18, GENO_Pfluv_1.0, whole genome shotgun sequence genomic interval AACGGCTGGTTTGGCACCCGGCAAACAGGTGAATATTTCCCTGAAAGCATGTCACATTTCATGAGCAACTGACTCTTTCATGATGAAATGTGCATTGTCTGTGACAGTTTCCTGGTTTGACTGAATGACAAACTGAAATGAGATTAAAATCAAAGAGGAACGCCTGAGTAAACAAATGACAGAGGAACTGCCAATGAgctacattttaaaagtattgtttgaAACCACCCTCTTCAAAAGGCGTACAATAGTTTAGTCCACCCCCGCCCAGCAACATACAATGGCAGCGCTCGAGGCTAAAGCTGAATGTGAAAGAAAACGGAGCAGGTCTACTCTGGCTTTCATTCACATCCAACACTTCCGTAGTGAGCTTTCACTGGGAGACTGGTCACCGGAAACACATTTCAAGTGAATCACATCTGAGGTTCTGACTTGACTGATGATGACGAGGAGAAGGAACTGAAAGAAATGTCTCATTGTATCTATGAGGTTGCAGGGGTAACTGTGAACAACTTCAGAGTGGATTAGTTTCAGCTACTTCTCTGCTAGCAGCCGACTCTCTGAGGCAGGTTTTTCTTGACAAAAATGCTGTTGAATTCGTAGCTTCTACCTGGTTGtaagaggagacaagagaaagGAAGCTCTTGAAATCGTGTCCTTTAACTGAGGGCCACAGGTGAGTCGGACAGCGTTTGACACCAGCCAACGTGTGCGGTGCATCTGCTGCTGAGTGCAGTGACAGCTGTACAAAAGGCCTCTGACATGTCTTGAGCAGCATGAACCACTGGCTCTGCGCTGACGTAATGTCATTTCAACAGATAATACAGTCCTTTGCTGAACCTCAGCTACATGTTACATCAGGAGCTGTTTCAAACTGCTctccctttatttatttatttatattttattatattacatatttCCTTtcctgagaaaagaaaaagcgcTTGTAGATTTTCCACATCCACAATGGAAGTCATGAACGGATAAATTGTACGCACACAAGATCATAGCTGACAGACCAGAGGCACGGCCCTCAAATGTTCAAATAAAGTGGCTTCATTACAACATTCCTGTAAATGCCGCTTCTAATTCCCCAAAAAAATATTACTGGAAAGTCAGCCATTTCAGGAGAGACTATGGACTGTGGCATTAGTGCGCCTATCTCAGTTCAACTGCCTGTCCCCGTCCTTCACGTTGGACATGTCACTTTAACGGTACCGCTTTCAACCGAGCAACAGGTCAAACTTCAAATCAACAGCTACAGAACAAACACTGCGTGAGCAAACAGAGCAaatacagagatagagagagcaaGCATTCCTGCACAGGAATTCCTGGACTGAACATTGCTACAGTAGCTtatcaggaaaaaaaagaaaaatgtccttCAAACTGTAACATTATGAGGATATTTGAGAGTGATAAGAACGCTACCTACTGACATAGAAAGTTCAGAAATAGACAAAACCTGCACCGGATTCAGTATTTCACCTGTTTATGTTTACAGTTCAACCTGACACTTACTGACACCGTCTTTGCTCACCGACAGGCGTgacaactattttttttttgtttcttaaatTCACACGTCATGACTCATGACCCACAATTCACACCAGCCTCTTTAGATGCATGAGGAAAAGGTGACCTTTAGACACACAGCTCTTTTCCTTCCTTAGGAACACGTGAAACGCTGAGCAGCGATATACAAGTAAGTGGTTAGgacaaatagaagaaaaaaaatgaatgatctCAAGGCTGCCCCTTCAGCGACTCACATACCAAGGGCAAAACACCAGGCTGGTAAAGACCTTTTCTCCAGGCTGTCACCCTAACCTCAGTATAGTTACACAAGCATGAAGTAAGACACTGCTCTCATCAAGTTCTCGGTGACCCAGATTCACTCTCTTCTTATGAACTCATTCTCACCCGAATGTAAGACTTTTATCATGAGGACAATATTAATCTATGTTTGTGAGAAATGTGTCATTTCCTGCTCTTGAAACTTTTAACAGCACCCATGTTGAAATATAGAAGAGGCGTTACCAAGACAGTACCAAGTGTCGTTCTGTACCCTATTCAAAAGTTTAAGCTTGTTGACTTTTACCCTCCCGTGGTTCAAGATTTGGACCAACTCCCCCTTGCCTCTTAATTTGCTTCTCTTgtttgaaaatgtcaaaaaggcaTCGGAGGAGTCGGCTCCTGGATCGAAAAAGTGATACTTTGAGACCTGCAGCGAAGCGCGTTTTACTTCACAATCACTACTCTGAAACTAGAGATCTCATCATTTATTCACAGCCAAtgactcacacatacaagtgcaGAAAGCAAACAGGCCAAGGCTCCCCTCACTTCACAGTTTGTTCCAAGTCTCACTTCCTCCTCTATGAGCTTGAGAGTGAAATATTACTTTTGCTACTCTTCTAACGGTCGCAGCTGCTTATTGAAAAGGCGTCACTTCCGTACTGATCtggatatatttttttattatttcatcagCATAGCAAAAGAAAAGGGAACACAAATAAAACAGAGCAGTATCTATGAACTATAAACCCAGAgttggtgtgtgtctgcaggatcTTAATAGTACAGGTAGATGACGAtgggtgaaaaagaaaaagaaaagaagaagcacCTACATTGGAGATGGTGGGGGGTTGGGAATTTCGTAAACacttcctggggtccaaaagTCAGTCAGAAAATCTAAATGTGCACAGCCAGCTGGTTGGTaaccaccctctctctcccaaaGTGCAAACTCAGCAGTTGAGAATATCTTCTGCCGCAGTAACTGTCTTGATTTTGGGGCACCTGCAACCTGGGTCCCTCCTAAGGCAGCTGAAACTACAAATATTCGACAATAACGGAAGCTCTGGCAGAAACAAAAGAGGCAATAATAAGACTGGTGGTAACGGATTTAGAAcctgaaacaacaaaaatatatatccatatcacagtgtgtgtgaatatCCAGCGTCCACATAGTGTCTTTCAAACAAACTGCCACAGTAGACATGATGGATGTGATCACTGCACATGAAACAGGTATGAACACATTTCCTCAACCACCCAAGTACAATCAATTATAAAAaacagctattttttttttttttttctccaaaaggtCCTAACACATCCGTAATGCACATTCTTACAAATTACAGAGGCAGTTTGAGTCATGAAATTGATATGCTGATGTAGGCAATGGTTTCTGGACTTTCCCATCCTTTGGATATGTAGCTGGGTCATGAGAATACTGAATGAGAGCTAAGCAGGGGGCAAcagtataagtgtgtgtgtccccAAAGTCCCCTCAAAGAAAGTATACAAAAAGGAGGAAAACAAAAGAAGAGCTCAAAAGTAAGAGTATTGTATATTTAAACAGTACTGAATATACAGAATGTGAACCAAAGCAAactacaaaaaaacagaaagccagccaaaaaaataaatggtcTTTTGTATAAATGAAATCTGGGGTTATATTGAAGTCATCATTatcaaaaaggaaaagaaaacaaaatagaaTTGCTACTCTCTTTGACATACACTCAGCAGAGAGGTCATGGTATTAATTGCTTCAgattgcattatttttttttctttttaaattttttttattctcagcTACTTTTTTGTCTCCAAGTGTCCAGGCTGGTGATGGGAGAAACATTAAGATTTGTAATTTGAGGTAAGCCAGGTCAGGCCCTCGTATAGGCCATCCCCTGATGTCGCACACGAGGGCTGAACGTACCAATTCCTATCTCTGATCCGGGTCAGGCCTAGCTTCTCTTGGATCTCGTGGGGTTTCATGGCATCTGGGAGGTCCTGTTTGTTGGCGAAGATCAGGATGATGGCGTCCCTCATCTCCCGGTCATTGATGATTCGGTGGAGCTCCTGCTTCGCCTCGTCGATCCTGTCCCTGTCGGCACAGTCCACCACGAAAATCAGGCCCTGGGTGCCTGTGTAGTAATGTCTCCAAAGTGGCCTGATCTTGTCCTGTCCCCCAACATCCCACACGTTGAACTTCACATTCTTATAGGTGACGGTCTCCACGTTGAAGCCAacagtggggatggtggtgACCGACTGGCCCAGCTTCAGCTTGTACAAGATGGTAGTTTTACCAGCAGCATCAAGTCCAAGCATCAATATTCTCATCTCCTTGTTGCCAAAGATCTTTGACAGCATTTTCCCCATCTTGGTTGCTGTGCATAAATACTTTgttagaagaaaagaaaaaccaaGACTTCTCTTATGAGAGAAACTAGAAGTGGTTTTCAATACAACTGAGAAGTTAACAGTTTCAGTGTGTGCTGAGAGCCCTCCACGTGATGGCAGCGGTGGGCTGACACCAGTGTCGATATTCTAAAGGCGGCGACTTTCAAGTGTGTACCGTTGGATTACAATACAATTAGCTGGAAGGTGGTGATCTGACCTGAGCGGCTTGAATTGGAGCATTCAATGGGCGCAGTACGTGTGTAGCCCTCGCAGAATTGGGCGGGGATATATTTTCATGATCCACTGCCCTCCGATGTAAGAAGAAAAAATTACATCCCCTTGTTTCAAACTCGCCGttgagcacagacttccttcaaAATCCACATTTCAAGTCTTTCTTCTCCGAATATTTATAAGCTCTCCGGTCCGTTTCTGCACCGGGACATCCAGAGGAAGAGCGTTCAAAAGGTCATTGATTCATCCGACTTTCTTGTCTTCCCCCTGTGACACAAGAGCGGTCCAGAGAAGGGAGGGGTGTTAGTACAGAGGACAACTTTGGATCCGAAAAAATATTGCCTATGCGGATAGAAAAGCTAAACAAATACAAAGAACACAGAGAGCGGCATACATACCTACGTCTGCGGCAATCATCCCCCAGTCCCCGGGCCGTTTCTCCCCTCTCTTGCCGCTATGtgtctcttcctccctctctctccccagcCGTTCAGTCACACAGCGGCGGCGGTGCTGTGTTACCGGAAAAGGTGCGGACCCAGATCAGCCGCCACTTCCTCTacactgctcacacacacacacacacacacacacacacacacacacacacacacacacacacacacacacacacacacacacacacacacacacacacacacacacacacacacgctactgttgcattcaggagttcctcatgAGCTCCGACTTTTAAAACTTTTCAAATATAAGGGCATTGCATATActccagagtgttttttttaataaccttttccacattttcatgctctgctgttttatttttatctattttggTTCAccatattatgttattataatATTGTTGTGATTATGGTATATTAGGCTACCGTCCATAAGTAGCATATGTTTATAATAATCATATGTATTTATTACTCTATTTTTTCCTGGTTGTTTTAATAGGTTACTGCTATTTTGATTATTTCCTGTATGTGCTATAGGCCTACAGATGCAATGCCTGTATGTTGGTTTTGAGCTTTACGCTCCTGAACATTTATTTTCTCAATCAGCTTCTTATATGATGGTATCCTACATGAACACACTATACACTAATACTAAGTCATAGTCAGAACAGTTTTGGTAACTAACTACATTCAAgattttttctctctccgttCTTCTCACTGGTTTAAAGTCATTGTTTAGAAAAAGCGATGCACCATTCAGGATAGCAATATTTCAATCAAAATGACAGACAGTTGGTGGGTTGTTTAGTCACTGTCAATCCACTTGGATCAAACCACATTCAAACAGTCTTGATTAAGTAGATTAGCTGTGTTGTTTaatgttaaatatgtttttattattactttctTAATCATAATATTGAATTTAATAAATAAGATTCAAAGCTTTTGTTGCTGTGACACGCCCTGGACTACTTCTAGATCACTGCAGCATGGGGAGAAGTTCAACCACAGCATAAACAAAGCTTGACTGCACTAATTCAGCATTTAAACGCCATTGTATTATTGCTTATACCTTCTTAATGTATAATAATGAAACTAGTAAACATCTAAAGGCTAAATACAAACCACTTGAAACAAATGCACTCTTCACTTAAATTCTGAGATTTCCGACAGTAATTAAAGGCACCATACGCCATTTCGCATGCGCGCCTCGAAGCAACTCAACTGCAAACCGGTCCATTAGCAATGTTGACGCCATTTGATCTTTCATTGTGTATTAAATCGCCTCTAATACTACGTCTGCCACTAGAATTAGATATGCCTTTACATATGAAACAGATCTAATAATTTAGTAAGCCTAATGTGATCTCAAGAGAGGGTTTACAGGTGGGTCTTTCCGACATGTCTGATCATTCAAAACGATTAGTCAGTGACGTGGAGGTTGTGAGAGAGTAGGGCAGGGGGAACTACAGTGTTGTCGAAAGGCCTAGGCCTACTTGACACCTGCTTATTAAAACTTACTTGAAACACAATTAACATAGCCTACACTATGATTACTGAAGATGTAGGCTATGTCATGCAGGGGTAGGATACGATGAGAGCAATTACTAACTATTAAATACTGATTTCAGTAAGatgataatgataaaaaaactaATCTCTGGCAGAAAAACAATGGAATGGCCACTCTTGTTATGTATCATATATCTACAATAAAGTTATATGGGCCAATATGTCTTAGCTGATTTATTGGTATTTAGCTGTAATATAAACAACTTTAAAACTACAGGCAAATTATGTTAGTCTACATTAGTGATCTAAAAATATCGAGAAGATTGGTTTTGAGAATATATTTACAAATCATCACCAAATAACCAATGtaaaaaccatagactgtataaggtAAAAACTCACCACTATGATAATTTCAGTTCAGTGTAACTTCCATGTGGATGATATTACATCACTACATACTATCCAGTGCAAGCTTATGTTGTATTTATGAGCTACCTACAGTCTACAAATCCCTTACAACTGTATCAACATTTAACTGCTATATTATATGctaaatacatgtattttttAGTTAACCAAGTGTATGTCCCtttgtttaatgtttttctctgtAACTTATATGTAATGACCTTGCACGTTgtataaacttaaaaaaaaggttgcAGAAATTGTTAGAAGGTGTTTcaacatagacttaatatttacagGCAGGGTTTTCGCCACACGAAGGGGCGGGCGGTAAACTGAGCATGCGCACACTTCCTTCTAGGTTCTTCCAAGTTAAGTATGGTGGGCAAAGCGCGCCTGGTCCTTGTAGGTTAGATAAAGTGACTTCGAAAGCCGCATA includes:
- the arf6a gene encoding ADP-ribosylation factor 6a — encoded protein: MGKMLSKIFGNKEMRILMLGLDAAGKTTILYKLKLGQSVTTIPTVGFNVETVTYKNVKFNVWDVGGQDKIRPLWRHYYTGTQGLIFVVDCADRDRIDEAKQELHRIINDREMRDAIILIFANKQDLPDAMKPHEIQEKLGLTRIRDRNWYVQPSCATSGDGLYEGLTWLTSNYKS